From Canis lupus baileyi chromosome X, mCanLup2.hap1, whole genome shotgun sequence:
CTCATTATTATaaggaaatcaaataaatatGCTCACTTTGCTTTTCTTATAAAGGCAAAAGGATGTCCAATTTGAATCATTTGCAAGGtgtcatttttttcaagaaaactcAGAGCACATCCTTCACTTTCAGTGTTCCTTATAACAAATCTTCTTACTTATTATAAATCAGGGGAAAAGTGGTTTTTCAGTTGAGACTTGTTTCTACATGTCTAAATATGGAACCATACAGGGGCATGATAAATTCCATAAAAAATAGCTGAAGGTCTTAGACACATGTATGACTTTTCTGTGCGTggattttaagaattattatttcaaagttctttttttaataataaatttattttttattggtgttcaatttgccaacatacagaataacacccagtgctcatcctatcaagtgcccccctcagtgcccaccacccagtcacccccacctcttgccctcctccccttccaccacccctagttcgttttccagagttaggagtcttccatttCAAAGTTCTGTTGCCATGTATCCCTCATAAGAGGTTAAAACATGtttctgtatttgaaaaaaagagaaatgtggggcagcctgggtggctcagcggtttagcgtcgacTTTGgccccagggcatcatcctggagacccggtattgagtcccacgtaggactcctgcatggagcctgcttctccctctgcctctgtctctacctttccttctctctgtttctcatgaataaataaataaaatcttttttttaaaaaaagagaaatatttctgtattttcataataaattttaattcattctaattattttaattatttttccagtGAAATCTATGATCAACTTATTTTTTAGTGAAAAATAATGTTGTGGTGCTTGGCTCACTGACTACAGAATGTGATTTGTATTCAACAAAAAGTAAGTTAAGGGCCAAATGCACATATCAAAATTAATGTGGGGCTTTCAGAAATGTAGaaagttttatcttttaatttttcaaataatttcataagattaattttaattttgataatatatatacatataaaatatgcttattataaaactttaaaagaccAGTAACATTTTAAACAAACTATCTGTCTAAATCCTTTCTTCACCAGatatcatatttaatattttttcactttcttaccatatttctatatattaacatacatacatatttaaaatatattttaaaagaaattacagcAGATGAGAAAGAGAACTAAGTAGAGTAAGAACATTGAATTATCAGGAATGTCTGATGATTTTAGAGCTAAGGAAAATACTGTGAGTATTGTTTCAGTCGCTTGTGATAGGCAGGTTCTAACATGAAACCCAGTCCCTGTCTCCTGCAATTCACAACTTTGTGTGATTTCCTCTCTTCTATGCCAGGCTGAACCTAATGACGCTTCAACAAATATAATACACCAAAAGTGATGAGATATCACTTATGTAGCTAAGCTACAAAATACTGTGACTTCCATTTTTCTAGCACCCTCTCTGTCTTATTCTTGCTCTTTCTGAGTGTTTGCTCTGATGAAGCAAGCTGGAGAGATCTGCATGGCAAGGGACTGAGGATGGCCTCCAACCAGTCATAAAGCAAGGAACTGAGGCCCTCACTCCAATAACCAATAACCCTTGAAAAACTGATTCTTGCTACATTTGTTTACTATtgttgctataacaaattatcaagcgcttagcagtttaaaacaacacaaatttatgatCTTATAGTTCTGGAAATCAGAAGTTTGAAATTAATTTcactaggctaaaatcaaggcACCAGCAATGCTGCATTCATTTCTAGAGGTTCTAGAGAAGAAtgcatttccttgcctttccagctTCTAAAGGCTGCCCACATTCTTTGGCTCTCACCCCACTCATTCTGTCTCCAAAGCCAGCAATAGCCAGCTGAGTCTTTCTCACATCATCTCACTCTCACGGTGATTCCTCTTCTGCCTCCCAgttccaccttttcttttttatttttaatttttttatttatttatgatagacacacacacagagagagagaggcagagacataggcagagggagaagcaggctccatgcaccaggagcccgacttgggattcgatcccgggtctccaggatcccgccctgggccaaaggcaggcaccaaaccactgcgccacccagggatcccccagttccACCTTTAAAGCCCCTTGTAATTACATGGGATTTACCCAGATATTCCAGGATGATCTCCTTATttcaaggtcagctgattagcaaccttaattccattcACAACTATAATTCCTTTTTGCCATGTGAAATAACATAATTCACATGtttcagggattaggacatggacttCTTTAGAGaaccattattctgcctaccacatttATCAATAACCAGGTAAGTGAGCTTAGAAGTGGATTCTTCCATATAAACCATATCCGGGTTCCTGACCTGCAGaagctgtgagataataaatgtacgTTGCTTTAAACTGATAAATTCTGGATAATCTGTTATCCAGCAATAGGTAACCAATATACTACTTCAAACtaaattattgcttttatttgcaCATTTCCCCTAGATTTATTTTGGTagccatttaattaaaaataaatggaaattgtgGAAATTACAGGTTACATTTAAGTTACTCTAACCAATAGCTAAAATGATCAATTATGAAAATCTCCAATTTGCTACACTCACACAGTAATTCTTTGGATCAACAATACAAATCACTCTTCTTTTAGCTACAGACTGATCCTCAGAATAGGATTACAGTTTAGGAAGATGATCAATCAGTAGAAAAGGCGTGGTGGCCCAGTTATACCACAATGCTTGCAATTATAAGGAAATTGTGATGCATTCAACAGAAACTTTAGCTGCCGGAATCAAATTAATGTGTTTGTACTTacagttttttcttcttcagaaattAAGGATGGCTTCCCTTTTTTGTAAAACAAGGAACGCCAAGAGATGAAATTACTATAAAAACTAAGAAGCTGACTTATCTTTTAAAGCTTTTGGTATAGTCAATGGGTGATATCTATACTAACTGATTTGTAACTGATCCACTTAATTAAACCATAGATAATGATTGTAGCTAATTGCCCCAGGCAAAATAGAACTCAAGACTTTGTTTCCTTAGCTTTATCTTCCCATCAGCCaaataagcactttttaaaaaactcactaTGAATATTGGCAGAAGCTTTGTCTCTCACTAGCAAGATAGTTTAAATTATACATTTccaaatacttatattttatttggtaACTTGTCAGAGAGATTCCTTATTTAATGCCTATCATTTGGGTTTCATTGTTTCTTCTAAGAGTGGAGGAGTAAACTGCACTGGGGAAAAAACTATACAACTGCTTCATAAACTGAAGgtggcactgttctaagtgtgtTTTCatatatgacttcatttaatACTTACAACATCCCCTATTCAGTACATGTTATTACTTCCATTTTGTAGGTGGGAAAATTGAGCCTCAGAAATAAGCAACTTGCTTAATATTACACAGCTAACAATCACCAGTGCTAGAATTCAAACCTAGTTTACATCCTACACTAGAAAAGAGTTCCAAAAGCTTAGTTTTAACTATTCCTAAATTTGAagtctaagttaaaaaaaaagtacatttaagAGTCTTATGAGTTGAAATGTATCTCTTAAAAATTCAGATGATGAAATCCCAAACTCCAGAACCTCAGAAAGTGACTTTACTTGGAAATAGGATCATTGCAGATGAAATTAGTTGCGGTGAAGttattaggatgggccctaatctgactgatgtccttataaagaaggaaaatacagacacagagacagagactcatACATCAAGGAAAGACCATTTGAAGAGGCACTGGTAGAAGATAGCCATCTCTAAGCTGAGGAGAGAAGCCTGGGGCAGGTGTTTCTCTCAGGGCCCTCACAATCCAACtttgctaacaccttgattttgtacttttggcctccagaactgcaagacaGTAAGCTGCTTTTTGAAGACCACACAAAAGCAATAGATTGAAATTTGAGATGTTAGAAAACTCTGCCTCCTTCTAAAAGTTCAGGAAAaccaatttcatttaaaaataagtaacagaAAATGATAGGATGAAAattccaaactgtggaaggagcctcggtgtccaacgaaagatgaatggataaagaacatgtggtttatgtatacaatagaatattactcagccattagaaatgacaaatactcaccatttgcttcaacgtggatggaactggagggtattatgctgaatgaagtaagtcagtcggagaaggacaaacattatatgttctcattcatttggggaatataaataatagtgaaagggaatataagggaagggagaagaaatgtgtgggaaatatcagaaagggagacagaacgtaaagactcctaactctgggaaacgaactaggggtggtagaaggggaggagggcggggggtgggagtgaatgggagacgggcactgggtgttattctgtatgttagttaattgaacaccaataaaaaataaattaaaaaaaataaaaaaaataaaaaaattaaaaaaaatcagtaacagaaaatgATAGGATGAAAATTCCAAACAAAGTTATTATacaggaaaaagagaataagaagtaGAATGACATCTCCCCTGTCAGTGTGGGTTTGTCCTGGAAGGGAGCTTTGGCTGCAGTTTTGAGAGCTCATAATGCCTAGGTAATTCAACCCCTTCAATCTTACCACATATCACTTGTACTCATTCTAGTTCCACTTGTTTTTCTCAAATTAGTCCACTGTGTTATCTAATTAgtactttgtattttaatttgtcGAGTATTTTAGGGTTTTCCTATTTTCTGATCTGTCAGATGATCCATTGTTTCTTTACGCTCATGCCCACACAGATTGCTCGGGTCTTATAGATGTGAATTGCCCCCAACCTCTTGTATTTAGAGTTCATGGAAATATGTTATTGCTTACTTTTTTGTAGATGTTGTCcatggattaattaattaattactacATTGCATGCACAATTCACTTACTCCTTATGGCCTCCATGGCTCTGCCTCTGCACAGCCTCAAAGGCCTGAGTGCAGACCCTGATGCCTAGCCTAGTGCCTAGCCTTCACCATGGGGTGAAGCACCACTGGCAGAGAAAGGCGTGAAGGAGAAGTGATGTTTGCTTGATAAGTGGCCTGAGCCAGACTCCTTATGGACAAGTCTGGGATAACAAGGATCCATTATCTGGGGTGATACCCAGCTATTTCTCTATCCAGGACTCCTCTGCCAGCCCCCGTAGATCTCCTGAGATCCTGGGAGATTGCCTTCCTCTGGGAAGAGTGATGGAAGAAATAGCATCCTCGGAGCCACCCTTAACCCTTAGTCTATCTTAGCCCATCCTCTCCTCATCCTAGCCCTCCATCTGGACTCAAATTTACACCGTTATATACATCCAAAGCTATAGAGCATATCTGGAGGGCTCCAATTGCCTTATTTGTCTTTATCTAGGTAGACCAGACTCCAGCAGATAGGAGTTCCTCTTAGTGTTCAAAAGAGGTGTACAGCTCCTGATGGAGGGGCTTAGGTGAAGGGAGCCATCACTGGATGCTGGCAGTTGGACTAGGGCAGAGAGAGCAATGCCTTGAGACTGTACTTTGTGGTGAGAATCTGGAGGTACAGGCAGCAGTGGTCTCCTGGGACAAATTCTTTAACCTTTGCTATTGCCAAGAGGAACAACTGGCCCCAAGGATGTACAATGAGACAGTGTGTTTGGGTTGTTTCAGCCTTAGACCTTGGCAGATGTCAGATTGGCCTCAGGTTTTGCAGCAGAGGCCCAAGTTGCTGCCCAGGGACCTTCAGCCTCCAGGAAGACAATAGACTTGCCACCAACCAGTCCTTGTGCAGTTTACTCCTCCACTCTGGCCTCAGGCAGTTCTGACCCACACAGCCTTTAGTCTATTATCTGGTCCCTGACACCTGGCCATGGGCCCCTGGGGTGAAGTACCACTGCACTGTGACTCTGAGTGGGATGGGGTAAGGCACTGACAAGGATTGGGGTTTTATAGGTGGTGTGATGGGGCCTTCACCTGGCAAGCACCAAGgtgtgaaagggaaaaaaaattaatgaatatattaattaaaaataagcttatgggtacaaagtttcagttatccAAGATGAAAAAGCTCTAGGGACctgctgtacaacattgtgcTTATAGATAGTAATGTAGtaaaatttcagttaaaattttaaGAGGGTAAGATCTCATTCTGTCTTTTTAACCACCATAAAAAATAAGGTCATAAAATATTCTCTACAAATCTATGTAAAGGATGTTTAAAAAACCTATCACACCTATCTCTGTGTACATACATggaattaaatacataaaaatgtacaaGTGGTACTTCTCTCCAGTGGTGGGATTAtggttaaatgtttttttttctttttctgcattttctgatttttctaaagTGATATCAAGCTACATTTATGATCAGAGACATACTCAGAAAATGCTTTCTTCTGTTTTAGATCTCCTTGGTTCTCTCTTGCATTTCTGAAATCAAAGAGGACTGGCCCCATCAGAAGACAAACCTCCTGTCCAGGATCAGACATCTTCAGTTGAAGCATGGTTTTATCCTCAAAATGATAATGTTTTATCACTTCCCCCATCCTAGTCCCTTGGTCTTTACCTCACACAATTCTCTTATCCCTAAGGGATCTTGAGGAATGCTGAGCCCTTTGTTCCTGTCCTTTCTGTCCCCTGAGGCTACTGCCTCCTCTTGCCTTATCACAGGAACCTTTTCCATATCCCACACCTGTCAATATGCTAGCTGCAGATGCTCCCACAGGATCTGCTCTTATTAGAGCCACTtcttctgattctgcttttgCTAGTGGAAGTGGAAGGGGATAAATGATAGGTGGTATATTAATTGTGGAAATGGGAATGGGATTTTAAGGCGCTGCTCCTGTGAAGGTCTAGTAGTGGATATGAAGTTAAGAAAtgggtgagaatgtggagaagggGAGGATATTGCTATGATTCTCCACTTGCTCCACACAGAATTTTGCCTCTCCCACACTGAAGATCTCACAGAATCTGAAAACCTTCTTCCCACATCCCCTACACTTTCCTGTTCAGAGAAATACCATATTACTCTTCCATCATAAGTGCCTGTAAGGCTGCGGTACTAGGCCCATCCCTACCATCAATAATAGTAGTAGCTGCTGCAAGCCCtggttctttttcctctttctccaccaCCATTTGAACTCTTCCTATACTGTGCTCACACTAAATTTAGATCCAGCAGGAAAAATATCTGCACATGCTCATCTTTCCAAATGCACAGGGGACATTAGGATCTATAGTATATCATAGTATCTCCTCtactccccttccttttttttaataataaatttattttttattggtgttcaatttgccaacttacagaataacacccagtgctcatcccatcaagtgcccccctcaaagcccgtcacccattcacccccaacccccgccctcctccccttccaccacccccagttcatttcccagagttaggagtctttatgttctgtcatGTGTTTGTTCCCCATAACAGCTCTCTTCTATTCCTGCATTCCTATCTCAGGTAATCACGGCCCTCTCTGTTAGTCatctctgaaagaagaaagatttccAATATGACAGGATCATTTTTGTTGTCCACTCCCTCATCTCACTATCCCAAAAAGGTGTCCAGATCTTTGTTCCCCACTTATGCCAAAGGAAATTGATGCTGTCAGcctatttttggttttctataaTCCTGATCATCTTGACCAAATTTTTCTAAGGGAGCAAAGAATGACTTAGAGAACAGAGAGAATAGAGAGAGATCACTGTTTATTATATCTAAGCCCTCTTTACTCCctaccaggaccccagggagaAGGTAGGGCCCTAGAGTGGAATGGCTGCTTGGTGTATGTAGGGAAATGGACCCTAGGCATTAGGGCTTCCAACATTAGCAGATACCTCCAAACCTCACTGACCCTGGAGAAGCAAACAGGCCCACCTTCAATGTACCATCTGGACTTGGCCAGTAAGGGTAGCAAGGTTAATCACACAATGTACTGAAGGTCCCATAAAAACCCCTTACCCTTCTCATTCTTAGGTAATTTTCATTATGACAGAGACCCTCTCATTGAATGAGACTGAGCTTTCCTTTGCCTCAGTGGGATAGGAGGAATATACAGATTTAAGCTGCCACTTCTGACCAACCTGCCCCAAGATACACATTACATAGAAGACATAGCAGACCAGTGCACACTCTTTATTACTAATTAGGATCAGAAAAACCCTGGCAGAGGTTGAGCTTGGTGATCTGGACAGATCTCATGGGGGAAACTACAACATTTTTGTTCAGACTAAGGTTCCCACACCTTCCCACGCCCTCTGCTCCACCTTGGCTGTCTTCTTACTTATAGCAGCTGCCTTAGAAGAGCAGAGAGCCTTGAAGAGAATACACCAAGTGGAGGAGAAAGGTACCAGGTGCATTCTCCAGAATGCTTGTCCCAGtccagtattatttttaattcaatccAAGAGAAGTATGATGTCTGTCCTTGGACTCCATCTTGTTCTTCATCCACTTTTGACTGGAAATGGGCTTAGGATGGAGGTAGTCAAGActgagggttaaaaaaaaaaaggaaagactgagGGTTTAAGTGTGTGGCCAATACTCCCTCAAGCATTATATTTCAGTCACTCAGTCGTCTTTCAGGCAACCAGAAAAATAGTTTTCCCTCTCAAAGGAAGAAATTAGACTTTCAGAAAAGTCCTGCCTGCACTTTGTGATGCCACTTTCCCGATCTTTGCCACTGCTAGTTTGTTTCACCTAGGAGCAATGAGATGAGAAGTCTGGTAAATCTTCTCATGAAAGTCTCTGATATTGCTCCCAGAACTGCAAAAATATCTAACTTGTTTCAATTGGGTTTACCCAAAGGCCATGCTATACACAAGGCAAATAAATTACCTCTGATCTCAAATTATGCTCTCTCCTATCATATAAGCAAACTCACCAAAAAGTTATGATGTGTGCACTAAATATTAACATATGGTTCTAGTTCCCAATATACATTAAATAATCAATAACTATGTTTAATGAATTAAATGTGATTCATCAAATTTGCTATTATCTATAGAATTTAATACTGCAACACCCTCTCAACTCTTCCAAATTACTCCCTTGTATcaacagagaaattaaattctAACAAAATCGTTTTGCCTTCCTTCCCCCCTTATGAGCGCCAAAGCATCTCTTCTTCCACGACTCCCTCTCACTCTTCTCAGCTCCAGCCAATGAGGGTCTCCATGAGGTTTGGGTGAGCCAGAATCAAGGTGTGATTTCTTTAGACTCTTGGGAGATCTCCTAATGGGATGGATTCAACTTCTTCAGCAACAAACAAGTTCTGTGGGGCTCAGAGATGCAAAAACAGGCCCTCAcctataaaacttaaaaacaagaagCAAACATGAACGCTGTGGTAGTTTACAAATGAATAATAGCATTTTCAAGGCAAAACAGTGCTCCTAAAATTCAATATGGTTATAACTTGAAAAACACATGGTTGTTCATAGCCAATGACATAATATTTTCAGGAAAAGGAAgttaataagaaaacagaaaggactgaaaaaaggaaaaggcttcATGACTTTAGCCTCTCCAAGGTGTCAACCAATCAGCATCAGCTATTCAGAATCTACCACCTGCAAACCTAACTGCAATTAGGAGAAAtcctctatttatttttattttttttttaatttttatttatttatgatagtcacagagagagagagaggcagagacacaggcagagggagaagcaggctccatgcaccgggagcccgacgtgggatttgatcccgagtctccaggatcgtgccctgggccaaaggcaggtgccaaaccgctgcgccacccagggatcccgaaatccCCTATTTAAAATGTGTGATACTCAAAAAGTAATCTATCCTTGttaaaataaaggtataaaataaaaacataggtaCATATGTGCTTGTGTGTATGTAATCAGAATGATGAAAAGTGATTAATTTGTGTAATGGGATGATggacaatttaatttaattttctatatcataattttgattttcaaattttctgtgaaGTATATGAGTTACTTTTTCATGAGGGGGGTCTTAGGAAATTGGTTTTTCTTTGGagtgtttccatttttacttaCCTTCCTAAAATTAGTGAGTCTGTACTGGGTCCAGGCCTCTACTCTCACCAGCCACACAGACTTTCTTACATTTATAGCAGGCCTTGCGCCATGAAAAATTAATGGCTTTACACCATGGGCAGTCCCAATTCTTTGGACTGCATACTGAGGCAGGCTTCCCCTGGTGTTGGGAATCCGAGGCTTTTTCCCCTTTTGGTTGCTTGGCCTTCTGCCCCTGAGAGTGCTGTTTCTTGGGGCTTTTTCTGGCACCACTGCTCCTGCTGCTTCTCAGTGGGGATGTCCCCTGAGGCCTCTCTGGATCTTCTTGGCTGTGGTTCTTGCTGTTCTCCGGGGAGTACTTCTTCTGGGGCATCACTGGACGTTTCTTCTGGCTGGAATTTCTGTCTCTCCGGGGTGCTGTCCCCTGAGGTCTCTCCAGATTTTCTTTCTGGCTGTGGTTCCCGATCTCCAGGGAAGCCATTCCCTGGAGACACACAGGACCTTCCTCTTGGCTGTGGCTTCTGCTGCCCCTCAGGGGAAATCCCCCCTGGGGGATCTCGGAATATTCTTCCTGGTCATAGCACCTCTGGTCACAGAGTGGGACCATCTGTTTCTGGGCCCTCACTGCAGCCCATggaccaggtgggaccagaggAGGCATCTGAGGCGAGCCTACCGGtgctgctgttgttgctgccGCTGCTGCGTCTGCTTCCACGACTAGTGAGTGCGGTAGAGATGCCGAGTATGGAAATCCCATAGGGAATGATGCAGAGAATGGAAATGCATGTGACACCTGCACTGGCAGAGAGGATTGCATGACCTGGGCCCAGGAGCTCGGGGGTGCCTGCACACGAAGCACAGTTGCTGGAGCTGCTTCTGGAGCTGCCGCTGGAGCTGCCATCTGGCCCTCCGAAGGCTGCACGGCCTGTGCTCCTGCAGCCATCATCTTGCACTGCTCATCCACATCCACTGGCCATGCTCTGGCTCCACGCTGTTTGGCTCGTGACTCAGACATGACTTCCTGAGGTGGCTTGTCAGCCAGGGCCGATTTCTCTGCCTGGATCAGCCGTCGGCGCAATACATTCCGCTCATTCGACACCTGCTGCAGAGCAGCCCTCGCGCATCGAAGCTGTGCAGCCATCTCCTTGCGCTCCCCTCGCATCCGCTGTAGCTCGGAGGCCAGGGCCCAGGCGGCGGTCTCCCGCTCCTCCATCTGTTCCTGCAGCCTCCGGATCCGGCGCCCCTGCTGCTCCCGCTGCCTTGCGGCCCCGCGCACGCCCAAGGCCAGCGCGCTCCAGGCGCAGGCTCTCTGGTGGGCGCGCGGCACCCGCGGGTCGGCCAGGACCCCCCGAAGCCGGTCCTCCACCTCACTCCACGGCCGTGAGCGCAAGGCCGCGTAGAACTCCGGGCCGCCGCCGTTCAGGAGGACTTCGTTGTTGATGAACCTGACCACCTCGGCGTGACGGAACCCGCTGGCGTGGTCCCCGAAGTCCACTGCCATGGCCGCCGCGGCCTAGTTGGCCCCCGCCTCACGGACTCCGCCGCCCCTGCCGCCGCCAGTGAAGGTGGGTCCGCCCTTCACCTCCACACTCAGCCCTACTGAAGTCCTTTCCCAGTcctggcctcctccttcatttcttttctccttcacgCCTTTGTTTctcgaagaagaagaagaagaagaagaagaagaagaagaagaagaagaagaagaagaagaagaagaagaagaaagaaagaagaaaacaagtgaaTTCTCTCACCACACCAACCCCCAGTGCCTGAAG
This genomic window contains:
- the LOC140628044 gene encoding testis-expressed protein 13D-like, producing the protein MAVDFGDHASGFRHAEVVRFINNEVLLNGGGPEFYAALRSRPWSEVEDRLRGVLADPRVPRAHQRACAWSALALGVRGAARQREQQGRRIRRLQEQMEERETAAWALASELQRMRGERKEMAAQLRCARAALQQVSNERNVLRRRLIQAEKSALADKPPQEVMSESRAKQRGARAWPVDVDEQCKMMAAGAQAVQPSEGQMAAPAAAPEAAPATVLRVQAPPSSWAQVMQSSLPVQVSHAFPFSASFPMGFPYSASLPHSLVVEADAAAAATTAAPVGSPQMPPLVPPGPWAAVRAQKQMVPLCDQRCYDQEEYSEIPQGGFPLRGSRSHSQEEGPVCLQGMASLEIGNHSQKENLERPQGTAPRRDRNSSQKKRPVMPQKKYSPENSKNHSQEDPERPQGTSPLRSSRSSGARKSPKKQHSQGQKAKQPKGEKASDSQHQGKPASVCSPKNWDCPWCKAINFSWRKACYKCKKVCVAGESRGLDPVQTH